The following are encoded together in the Glycine max cultivar Williams 82 chromosome 8, Glycine_max_v4.0, whole genome shotgun sequence genome:
- the LOC100811353 gene encoding uncharacterized protein At4g17910 isoform X2 — translation MDLPLPKPSFNPNKHLKEEFVSNLTGSSMLEIATLTVSIPILVLIRHSISITGASLKKKNDDAPSGNRNLKSYLATLSLDFLVIVVPMLLFFTVLANWTYFLASLFTILTLLYIAVKRSGGSSPSFEGESNSLRAYVTSYRVIVMIITFLCILAVDFRIFPRRYAKTETYGTSLMDLGVGAFVLANSLVSRQARNITSVSWKTAIVSTSPLIILGFLRLVTTTGVDYQVHVGEYGVHWNFFFTLAAVSILTSFINISPQYSGVIGSLVLVGYQFCLVQGLNHYLLSNERGMDIISQNKEGIFSIFGYWGMYLLGVHLGNYLIFGSHSSGFRSSRWVRMRVWVLSILFWLLTVLLDRHVERISRRTCNLPYVTMVVADNLQLLSILMLADLVPGSKTSILEEAFNRNLLATFLLANILTGLVNLSVDTLSASSITAFFILLVYAYVLSIVIGIADYFGIKLKFW, via the exons ATGGATCTTCCTCTGCCTAAACCCTCCTTCAACCCCAACAAGCATCTCAAAGAAGA ATTCGTAAGCAACTTGACCGGATCCTCCATGCTCGAAATCGCGACGCTTACAGTGTCTATTCCC ATTCTGGTTCTTATTCGTCACTCCATTTCCATCACTG gtGCCTcactgaagaagaaaaatgatgatgcgCCTTCGGGGAATAGGAATTTAAAATCATACCTAGCCACATTGTCTCTGGACTTCCTTGTCATTGTTGTTCCTATGCTCTTATTTTTCACC GTACTTGCAAACTGGACCTATTTCTTGGCAAGTTTGTTCACTATCTTAACATTGCTTTATATTGCAGTCAAGAG GTCTGGTGgttcttctccttcttttgAAGGAGAGTCCAACTCTCTTCGGGCATATGTTACTTCATATAGGGTTATTGTG ATGATTATAACATTCTTATGCATCTTGGCTGTTGACTTCAGAATATTTCCTAGAAGATATGCAAAGACTGAAACTTACGGAACTAGTTTG ATGGATCTTGGGGTTGGAGCATTTGTTTTGGCAAATTCACTAGTTTCTCGGCAAGCACGTAATATCACATCGGT AAGCTGGAAGACTGCAATAGTTTCAACTAGTCCACTGATCATCTTAGGATTTCTTCGTCTTGTTACTACGACTGGTGTGGATTATCAG GTACATGTGGGTGAATATGGTGTACATTGGAATTTCTTCTTCACACTTGCTGCTGTGTCAATCCTTActtcctttattaatatttccCCTCAATATTCTGGAGTTATTGGTTCACTTGTACTAGTAg GGTACCAGTTCTGCTTGGTGCAAGGTTTAAATCATTACTTGCTTTCTAATGAAAGAGGAATGGATATCATAAGTCAAAACAAGGAGGGGATTTTTAGCATATTTG GATACTGGGGAATGTACCTTCTTGGTGTTCATTTGGGAAACTATCTTATCTTCGGAAGCCATTCCTCTGGATTTAGAAGTAGCAGATGGGTACGGATGAGGGTTTGGGTTCTCTCCATCCTGTTTTG GTTATTAACTGTGCTTCTAGACAGGCATGTCGAAAGAATTTCTCGGAGAACT TGCAATCTTCCATATGTTACTATGGTAGTGGCTGACAATCTACAG CTGCTATCAATTCTAATGCTAGCCGATCTTGTTCCTGGAAGTAAAACTTCAATACTTGAAGAAGCATTCAATCGGAACCTACTGGCTACATTTCTACTG GCAAATATTCTCACTGGGTTGGTAAACTTGTCTGTTGATACCCTCTCTGCGTCATCAATCACTGCCTTTTTTATCTTGCTTGTCTATGCTTATGTTTTATCAATTGTAATTGGTATTGCAGATTATTTtggtattaaattaaaattttggtgA
- the LOC100811353 gene encoding uncharacterized protein At4g17910 isoform X1 translates to MDLPLPKPSFNPNKHLKEEFVSNLTGSSMLEIATLTVSIPILVLIRHSISITGASLKKKNDDAPSGNRNLKSYLATLSLDFLVIVVPMLLFFTVLANWTYFLASLFTILTLLYIAVKRSGGSSPSFEGESNSLRAYVTSYRVIVMIITFLCILAVDFRIFPRRYAKTETYGTSLMDLGVGAFVLANSLVSRQARNITSVSWKTAIVSTSPLIILGFLRLVTTTGVDYQVHVGEYGVHWNFFFTLAAVSILTSFINISPQYSGVIGSLVLFNFSFQGYQFCLVQGLNHYLLSNERGMDIISQNKEGIFSIFGYWGMYLLGVHLGNYLIFGSHSSGFRSSRWVRMRVWVLSILFWLLTVLLDRHVERISRRTCNLPYVTMVVADNLQLLSILMLADLVPGSKTSILEEAFNRNLLATFLLANILTGLVNLSVDTLSASSITAFFILLVYAYVLSIVIGIADYFGIKLKFW, encoded by the exons ATGGATCTTCCTCTGCCTAAACCCTCCTTCAACCCCAACAAGCATCTCAAAGAAGA ATTCGTAAGCAACTTGACCGGATCCTCCATGCTCGAAATCGCGACGCTTACAGTGTCTATTCCC ATTCTGGTTCTTATTCGTCACTCCATTTCCATCACTG gtGCCTcactgaagaagaaaaatgatgatgcgCCTTCGGGGAATAGGAATTTAAAATCATACCTAGCCACATTGTCTCTGGACTTCCTTGTCATTGTTGTTCCTATGCTCTTATTTTTCACC GTACTTGCAAACTGGACCTATTTCTTGGCAAGTTTGTTCACTATCTTAACATTGCTTTATATTGCAGTCAAGAG GTCTGGTGgttcttctccttcttttgAAGGAGAGTCCAACTCTCTTCGGGCATATGTTACTTCATATAGGGTTATTGTG ATGATTATAACATTCTTATGCATCTTGGCTGTTGACTTCAGAATATTTCCTAGAAGATATGCAAAGACTGAAACTTACGGAACTAGTTTG ATGGATCTTGGGGTTGGAGCATTTGTTTTGGCAAATTCACTAGTTTCTCGGCAAGCACGTAATATCACATCGGT AAGCTGGAAGACTGCAATAGTTTCAACTAGTCCACTGATCATCTTAGGATTTCTTCGTCTTGTTACTACGACTGGTGTGGATTATCAG GTACATGTGGGTGAATATGGTGTACATTGGAATTTCTTCTTCACACTTGCTGCTGTGTCAATCCTTActtcctttattaatatttccCCTCAATATTCTGGAGTTATTGGTTCACTTGTACTA TTTAATTTCTCTTTCCAAGGGTACCAGTTCTGCTTGGTGCAAGGTTTAAATCATTACTTGCTTTCTAATGAAAGAGGAATGGATATCATAAGTCAAAACAAGGAGGGGATTTTTAGCATATTTG GATACTGGGGAATGTACCTTCTTGGTGTTCATTTGGGAAACTATCTTATCTTCGGAAGCCATTCCTCTGGATTTAGAAGTAGCAGATGGGTACGGATGAGGGTTTGGGTTCTCTCCATCCTGTTTTG GTTATTAACTGTGCTTCTAGACAGGCATGTCGAAAGAATTTCTCGGAGAACT TGCAATCTTCCATATGTTACTATGGTAGTGGCTGACAATCTACAG CTGCTATCAATTCTAATGCTAGCCGATCTTGTTCCTGGAAGTAAAACTTCAATACTTGAAGAAGCATTCAATCGGAACCTACTGGCTACATTTCTACTG GCAAATATTCTCACTGGGTTGGTAAACTTGTCTGTTGATACCCTCTCTGCGTCATCAATCACTGCCTTTTTTATCTTGCTTGTCTATGCTTATGTTTTATCAATTGTAATTGGTATTGCAGATTATTTtggtattaaattaaaattttggtgA
- the LOC100784115 gene encoding transcription factor bHLH71 isoform X1: protein MTLETLQSNEFSNFIIYDTISATPFSSHGSPEASFLESFVNYQEQHDHPTFDNCAMRTRKREASEPESIGRRQNSVAVQGRKKRRRKPRVCKNTEEAETQRITHITVERNRRKQMNEHLAVLRSLMPESYVQRGDQASIVGGAIEFVKELEHLLQSLEARKLQLLHQEVAQTNENTAISKLMQPPFAHCFSYPQYTWSQTPNKYTSKTKAAIADIEVTLIETHANLRILTRRSSHGQLTKLVAGFQTLCLTVLHLNVTTIDPLVFYSFSAKVEEGFQLGSVDGIATAVHHLLARIEEEASLCC, encoded by the exons ATGACTTTGGAAACTCTTCAATCCAATGAGTTCTCCAACTTCATTATCTATGACACTATCTCTGCAACTCCATTTAGCAGCCATGGCTCCCCAGAGGCTAGTTTCTTGGAAAGTTTTGTGAACTATCAGGAGCAGCATGACCACCCTACATTTGATAATTGCGCAATGAGGACCCGAAAGCGTGAAGCCAGCGAACCAGAAAGCATTGGCCGGAGGCAGAATTCGGTGGCAGTGCAAGGGAGGAAGAAGAGGAGAAGGAAGCCAAGGGTTTGCAAAAACACGGAAGAGGCTGAGACACAAAGGATCACACACATTACAGTGGAAAGAAACCGCCGGAAGCAGATGAATGAGCATCTTGCTGTCCTTCGTTCACTCATGCCGGAGTCCTACGTCCAAAGG GGTGACCAGGCCTCTATAGTGGGTGGTGCCATAGAGTTTGTAAAAGAGCTGGAGCACCTCTTGCAATCACTTGAAGCTAGAAAGCTGCAACTTTTGCACCAAGAAGTGGCACAAACCAATGAAAATACGGCCATTTCCAAACTCATGCAACCTCCTTTTGCACATTGTTTTTCGTATCCACAGTACACATGGTCCCAGACTCCTAACAAATACACATCCAAGACCAAAGCTGCCATAGCTGATATCGAGGTTACTTTAATCGAGACCCATGCAAATCTTCGAATTCTCACCAGGAGAAGCAGCCACGGGCAGCTAACAAAGTTAGTAGCTGGTTTTCAAACGCTGTGCCTCACCGTCCTACATCTTAATGTCACCACCATAGACcctttggtgttctattccttCAGTGCTAAG gttGAAGAAGGATTCCAACTTGGTTCAGTAGATGGTATTGCAACGGCAGTCCATCATTTGCTTGCAAGAATTGAAGAAGAGGCTTCCCTTTGCTGTTGA
- the LOC100784115 gene encoding transcription factor bHLH71 isoform X2, producing the protein MTLETLQSNEFSNFIIYDTISATPFSSHGSPEASFLESFVNYQEQHDHPTFDNCAMRTRKREASEPESIGRRQNSVAVQGRKKRRRKPRVCKNTEEAETQRITHITVERNRRKQMNEHLAVLRSLMPESYVQRASIVGGAIEFVKELEHLLQSLEARKLQLLHQEVAQTNENTAISKLMQPPFAHCFSYPQYTWSQTPNKYTSKTKAAIADIEVTLIETHANLRILTRRSSHGQLTKLVAGFQTLCLTVLHLNVTTIDPLVFYSFSAKVEEGFQLGSVDGIATAVHHLLARIEEEASLCC; encoded by the exons ATGACTTTGGAAACTCTTCAATCCAATGAGTTCTCCAACTTCATTATCTATGACACTATCTCTGCAACTCCATTTAGCAGCCATGGCTCCCCAGAGGCTAGTTTCTTGGAAAGTTTTGTGAACTATCAGGAGCAGCATGACCACCCTACATTTGATAATTGCGCAATGAGGACCCGAAAGCGTGAAGCCAGCGAACCAGAAAGCATTGGCCGGAGGCAGAATTCGGTGGCAGTGCAAGGGAGGAAGAAGAGGAGAAGGAAGCCAAGGGTTTGCAAAAACACGGAAGAGGCTGAGACACAAAGGATCACACACATTACAGTGGAAAGAAACCGCCGGAAGCAGATGAATGAGCATCTTGCTGTCCTTCGTTCACTCATGCCGGAGTCCTACGTCCAAAGG GCCTCTATAGTGGGTGGTGCCATAGAGTTTGTAAAAGAGCTGGAGCACCTCTTGCAATCACTTGAAGCTAGAAAGCTGCAACTTTTGCACCAAGAAGTGGCACAAACCAATGAAAATACGGCCATTTCCAAACTCATGCAACCTCCTTTTGCACATTGTTTTTCGTATCCACAGTACACATGGTCCCAGACTCCTAACAAATACACATCCAAGACCAAAGCTGCCATAGCTGATATCGAGGTTACTTTAATCGAGACCCATGCAAATCTTCGAATTCTCACCAGGAGAAGCAGCCACGGGCAGCTAACAAAGTTAGTAGCTGGTTTTCAAACGCTGTGCCTCACCGTCCTACATCTTAATGTCACCACCATAGACcctttggtgttctattccttCAGTGCTAAG gttGAAGAAGGATTCCAACTTGGTTCAGTAGATGGTATTGCAACGGCAGTCCATCATTTGCTTGCAAGAATTGAAGAAGAGGCTTCCCTTTGCTGTTGA
- the LOC100811353 gene encoding uncharacterized protein At4g17910 isoform X3 — MDLPLPKPSFNPNKHLKEEFVSNLTGSSMLEIATLTVSIPILVLIRHSISITGASLKKKNDDAPSGNRNLKSYLATLSLDFLVIVVPMLLFFTVLANWTYFLASLFTILTLLYIAVKRSGGSSPSFEGESNSLRAYVTSYRVIVMIITFLCILAVDFRIFPRRYAKTETYGTSLMDLGVGAFVLANSLVSRQARNITSVSWKTAIVSTSPLIILGFLRLVTTTGVDYQVHVGEYGVHWNFFFTLAAVSILTSFINISPQYSGVIGSLVLFCLVQGLNHYLLSNERGMDIISQNKEGIFSIFGYWGMYLLGVHLGNYLIFGSHSSGFRSSRWVRMRVWVLSILFWLLTVLLDRHVERISRRTCNLPYVTMVVADNLQLLSILMLADLVPGSKTSILEEAFNRNLLATFLLANILTGLVNLSVDTLSASSITAFFILLVYAYVLSIVIGIADYFGIKLKFW; from the exons ATGGATCTTCCTCTGCCTAAACCCTCCTTCAACCCCAACAAGCATCTCAAAGAAGA ATTCGTAAGCAACTTGACCGGATCCTCCATGCTCGAAATCGCGACGCTTACAGTGTCTATTCCC ATTCTGGTTCTTATTCGTCACTCCATTTCCATCACTG gtGCCTcactgaagaagaaaaatgatgatgcgCCTTCGGGGAATAGGAATTTAAAATCATACCTAGCCACATTGTCTCTGGACTTCCTTGTCATTGTTGTTCCTATGCTCTTATTTTTCACC GTACTTGCAAACTGGACCTATTTCTTGGCAAGTTTGTTCACTATCTTAACATTGCTTTATATTGCAGTCAAGAG GTCTGGTGgttcttctccttcttttgAAGGAGAGTCCAACTCTCTTCGGGCATATGTTACTTCATATAGGGTTATTGTG ATGATTATAACATTCTTATGCATCTTGGCTGTTGACTTCAGAATATTTCCTAGAAGATATGCAAAGACTGAAACTTACGGAACTAGTTTG ATGGATCTTGGGGTTGGAGCATTTGTTTTGGCAAATTCACTAGTTTCTCGGCAAGCACGTAATATCACATCGGT AAGCTGGAAGACTGCAATAGTTTCAACTAGTCCACTGATCATCTTAGGATTTCTTCGTCTTGTTACTACGACTGGTGTGGATTATCAG GTACATGTGGGTGAATATGGTGTACATTGGAATTTCTTCTTCACACTTGCTGCTGTGTCAATCCTTActtcctttattaatatttccCCTCAATATTCTGGAGTTATTGGTTCACTTGTACTA TTCTGCTTGGTGCAAGGTTTAAATCATTACTTGCTTTCTAATGAAAGAGGAATGGATATCATAAGTCAAAACAAGGAGGGGATTTTTAGCATATTTG GATACTGGGGAATGTACCTTCTTGGTGTTCATTTGGGAAACTATCTTATCTTCGGAAGCCATTCCTCTGGATTTAGAAGTAGCAGATGGGTACGGATGAGGGTTTGGGTTCTCTCCATCCTGTTTTG GTTATTAACTGTGCTTCTAGACAGGCATGTCGAAAGAATTTCTCGGAGAACT TGCAATCTTCCATATGTTACTATGGTAGTGGCTGACAATCTACAG CTGCTATCAATTCTAATGCTAGCCGATCTTGTTCCTGGAAGTAAAACTTCAATACTTGAAGAAGCATTCAATCGGAACCTACTGGCTACATTTCTACTG GCAAATATTCTCACTGGGTTGGTAAACTTGTCTGTTGATACCCTCTCTGCGTCATCAATCACTGCCTTTTTTATCTTGCTTGTCTATGCTTATGTTTTATCAATTGTAATTGGTATTGCAGATTATTTtggtattaaattaaaattttggtgA